A region of Hoplias malabaricus isolate fHopMal1 chromosome 12, fHopMal1.hap1, whole genome shotgun sequence DNA encodes the following proteins:
- the LOC136710551 gene encoding gamma-crystallin M1-like — protein sequence MGKIFFYEERNFQGRSYECMSDCSDISSYLSRVSSIRVESGCFMVYESSSFMGSQFFLRRGEYYDIQRIMGMGMMFDTIRSCRLIPQHRGPFRMRIYERESFGGQMMELTDDCESIMERFRMSDCQSCQVMDGHWLMYEQPHYRGRMMYMRPGEYRNFREIMGTSTMRITSMRRITDMC from the exons ATGGGCAAG ATTTTCTTCTATGAAGAGAGAAATTTTCAGGGCCGCAGttatgagtgtatgagtgactgcaGCGATATTTCTTCCTACCTGAGTCGGGTCAGCTCCATCAGGGTGGAGAGTGGCTGCTTCATGGTGTATGAAAGCAGCAGCTTCATGGGCAGCCAGTTCTTCCTGAGAAGAGGAGAGTACTATGATATCCAACGTATTATGGGCATGGGTATGATGTTTGATACCATCAGGTCCTGCCGTTTGATTCCTCAG CACAGGGGACCCTTCAGAATGAGGATCTATGAGAGGGAAAGTTTTGGAGGGCAGATGATGGAGCTAACAGATGACTGTGAATCCATAATGGAACGCTTCCGCATGTCTGACTGCCAGTCCTGTCAGGTCATGGATGGGCACTGGCTCATGTATGAACAGCCCCACTACAGAGGCAGGATGATGTACATGAGGCCTGGAGAATACAGGAACTTCAGGGAGATCATGGGAACAAGCACCATGAGGATAACGAGCATGAGGCGAATCACTGATATGTGCTAA
- the crygmxl1 gene encoding crystallin, gamma MX, like 1, with the protein MGKIIFYEDRNFQGRSYECSSDCADLHSHFSRCNSIQVESGYWMVYERPNFMGYQYFLRRGEYPDYQRWMGFNDCVRSCRMIPQHQGSHRMRIYEHSDFGGQMMEFTEDCPSLYDRFHYNDIHSCNVLDGYWLFYEHPNYRGRQYLLRPGEYRRYSDWGAMSPRIGSIRRISY; encoded by the exons ATGGGAAAG ATTATTTTCTACGAAGACAGGAACTTTCAGGGCCGTTCCTATGAATGCAGCAGTGACTGTGCTGACCTTCACTCCCATTTCAGTCGCTGCAACTCCATTCAGGTAGAAAGTGGCTACTGGATGGTCTATGAACGGCCAAATTTTATGGGTTACCAGTACTTCCTCCGTAGGGGAGAGTACCCAGATTACCAGCGTTGGATGGGTTTCAATGACTGTGTCAGATCCTGCCGTATGATACCCCAA CATCAAGGATCTCACAGAATGAGGATCTATGAGCATTCTGACTTTGGTGGTCAAATGATGGAGTTTACTGAAGACTGTCCTTCCCTCTATGACCGCTTCCACTACAATGACATCCATTCCTGCAATGTGCTTGATGGATACTGGCTATTCTATGAGCATCCCAATTACAGAGGCAGACAATATCTCCTGAGACCTGGCGAATACAGGAGATACAGCGACTGGGGAGCTATGAGCCCAAGGATTGGTTCTATCAGGCGCATTTCCTACTGA